A region of Polyangiaceae bacterium DNA encodes the following proteins:
- a CDS encoding proline dehydrogenase: MAPEDRVRALVAAARRLADPGDPLGREARALLPESTGLSPENVELALTEVLETQPSEADLRALCASVEAAPRVHVLLAANVFSAPLRAIALALAQSDDVFVRVSRREPVFARLLQQASGTFQLTETLAPRAGDHLWAYGTDVTLTELERALPDGVVLHAHGSGFGVALVAGDPSAAALALARDIVPFDQRGCLSPRVAVITGTRDEARVLARALALELERAAERIPLGRLDDDERAEGVRVREALTYAGEVFAAGPGWVALDDTSARLLPAPAGRNLVVVRSGSELEWLSAHAASMAAVGVTSLDGLGVTASRLLPEARLSLLGQMQRPRFDGPVDRRSRALAHQVTRSV; this comes from the coding sequence GTGGCCCCCGAGGACCGCGTCCGCGCCCTGGTGGCGGCCGCGCGGCGGCTGGCCGATCCCGGCGACCCGCTCGGACGCGAGGCGCGCGCGCTGTTGCCCGAGAGCACCGGGCTGTCACCGGAGAACGTCGAGCTCGCCCTGACCGAGGTCCTCGAGACGCAGCCGAGCGAAGCGGACCTCCGCGCGCTGTGTGCGTCGGTCGAGGCTGCGCCGCGCGTGCACGTCTTGCTCGCCGCCAACGTCTTCTCGGCGCCGCTGCGCGCCATCGCGCTGGCCTTGGCTCAGTCGGACGACGTGTTCGTGCGCGTCTCACGCCGCGAACCGGTGTTCGCACGGCTACTGCAGCAGGCTTCGGGCACGTTTCAGCTCACCGAGACGCTGGCACCTCGCGCGGGCGATCACCTCTGGGCCTACGGCACCGACGTCACGCTCACCGAGCTCGAGCGCGCGCTGCCGGACGGCGTAGTGCTGCACGCTCACGGCTCCGGGTTCGGCGTCGCCCTAGTCGCCGGCGATCCGAGCGCTGCGGCGCTGGCGCTCGCGCGGGACATCGTGCCCTTCGACCAGCGCGGGTGCCTGAGCCCACGCGTGGCGGTGATCACCGGGACGCGCGACGAAGCTCGCGTGCTCGCGCGCGCGCTGGCGCTCGAGCTCGAACGGGCTGCCGAGCGCATCCCGCTCGGACGCCTCGACGACGACGAGCGGGCGGAGGGCGTGCGCGTGCGCGAAGCCCTGACCTACGCCGGCGAGGTGTTCGCTGCCGGACCGGGCTGGGTTGCCCTCGACGACACCTCGGCGCGGCTGCTTCCGGCCCCGGCCGGCCGCAACCTGGTGGTCGTTCGCTCGGGCTCGGAGCTCGAGTGGCTCTCGGCGCACGCCGCCTCGATGGCGGCGGTGGGGGTGACGAGCCTCGACGGGCTGGGCGTCACGGCCTCGCGCCTCTTGCCAGAGGCTCGACTCTCCCTGTTGGGGCAGATGCAGCGACCACGCTTCGACGGCCCGGTCGACCGGCGCTCCCGGGCGCTCGCGCACCAGGTGACGCGCTCGGTGTAG
- a CDS encoding AraC family transcriptional regulator produces MRAKQPTIASGAIRKLTSGPEEWRRDPLPLLLQAGIDPALVADQDARIPLQQLHALWEAVFAVDPRADGAMLGAERYSPGDYGLVGFVAMNSATLGEAVRHAVRFLGLWTDDPGIELEGDGTLRVVYRRKFEDRLGLRFATEATLAELLNGARVLTQEHLTPVEVRFAHIGPKDPAAHRAFFGCKVQFRATDTAMVLRPEDLALPLPKADAQLGEYLRSVASQALEKRGGDEAAPLDRLRSIIAEELQKGVPNLEQVAKCLATSERTLRRRLEAEGTSFRELLDETRARLARGYVSDKRIPLSEVAFLLGFSEPSAFHRAFKRWTQTTPNAWRARA; encoded by the coding sequence GTGCGGGCCAAGCAGCCCACCATCGCCAGCGGGGCCATTCGCAAGCTCACCAGCGGCCCTGAGGAGTGGCGGCGCGATCCGCTGCCGTTACTTCTGCAGGCGGGAATCGACCCGGCGCTCGTCGCCGACCAGGACGCGCGGATCCCGCTCCAGCAGCTCCACGCGCTGTGGGAGGCCGTCTTCGCCGTCGATCCGCGAGCCGACGGCGCGATGCTCGGCGCCGAGCGCTACTCGCCCGGAGACTACGGGCTGGTCGGCTTCGTGGCGATGAACAGCGCGACGCTGGGTGAGGCCGTTCGCCACGCCGTGCGCTTCCTGGGCCTCTGGACCGACGACCCGGGCATCGAGCTCGAGGGCGACGGCACGCTCCGTGTCGTCTACCGGAGAAAGTTCGAGGATCGCCTGGGCCTGCGCTTCGCGACGGAGGCTACGCTCGCGGAGCTTCTGAACGGAGCGCGCGTGTTGACTCAGGAGCACCTCACTCCGGTGGAGGTGCGCTTCGCTCACATCGGGCCCAAGGACCCCGCGGCCCACCGCGCGTTCTTCGGCTGCAAGGTCCAGTTTCGGGCCACCGACACCGCGATGGTGCTCCGCCCCGAGGACCTGGCGCTGCCGCTGCCGAAGGCAGACGCGCAGCTCGGCGAGTACCTGCGCTCCGTCGCGAGCCAGGCGCTGGAGAAGCGCGGGGGAGACGAGGCAGCGCCGCTCGATCGGCTGCGCAGCATCATCGCGGAGGAGCTGCAGAAAGGCGTCCCCAACCTGGAGCAGGTGGCGAAATGTCTGGCCACCAGCGAGCGCACGCTGCGCCGGCGCCTCGAGGCGGAGGGCACGTCGTTCCGCGAGCTGCTCGACGAGACGCGCGCGCGGCTGGCGCGCGGCTACGTCAGCGACAAGCGCATCCCGCTGTCGGAGGTGGCCTTCCTGCTCGGATTCTCCGAGCCCAGCGCATTTCACCGCGCCTTCAAGCGCTGGACCCAGACCACGCCGAACGCTTGGCGCGCCCGCGCCTGA
- a CDS encoding (2Fe-2S)-binding protein — protein sequence MLVCHCRRVCHREVLGACESGANSVEEVGRACGAGTGCGGCHPLIEDLIQLHQRREADRDAAPGVQAPAA from the coding sequence GTGCTGGTCTGTCACTGCCGTCGAGTCTGTCACCGCGAGGTTCTGGGAGCCTGTGAGTCCGGCGCGAACAGCGTGGAAGAGGTGGGGCGCGCGTGCGGTGCGGGGACGGGCTGCGGTGGTTGTCACCCGCTGATCGAAGATCTGATCCAACTCCACCAGCGCCGGGAGGCGGACCGCGACGCGGCGCCGGGGGTGCAAGCGCCGGCGGCGTGA
- a CDS encoding IS66 family transposase translates to MSAVQAESSSTPSKRVQELEALVNRMRLELAVTSDQLAATSEQLTGVIAERDNLKRAYRQLMEQFELLRRRIFIAKAERVDSTQLEMEFEKTKQKLDELAAKLGNDTAADAGTPATDTENAPSTTPEPVGSRPAGKPAAQPRPKPKGRRNLAEADLPERRIEIRDLELEASGAAPIDWELSYKLGYQRPGSVRVVLARAKYKVAVPQPVPAPSPEDTTVIEQDGPRFTIITAPLPPLLVRRGLLAPTMLAHIIVQKFRFGMPYFRQEEQLAADGIDLDRATMARSIEEVGACLGAIVLACAEDARKNAFCLSTDATGVAIRPEPLADGRRQSCRKGHFFVVLADKKHVFFEYQPKHTSAAVCDMFRGFSGYIQADAHAVYDALFRGDAVEDPNDAPSEVACWSHARRRFWDAAVSGFAIGREGLLRIRALYKLDESWNTLPPATRRQRRKTVLEPLVAEFFEWARARAGPATEERGLVNKALGYVLRQELALRRFLEDGRLRMDNNHSEGALRIVATGRKAWLFFGSDDHAHAAANLYSLIASCKLHDLDPERYLTEIIRVMPYWPRDRYLELAPAYWAATRARLVPGELDAELGTITVPPALADAAE, encoded by the coding sequence GTGAGCGCTGTTCAAGCAGAGTCGTCATCGACGCCGTCGAAGCGCGTGCAGGAGCTCGAGGCGCTGGTGAATCGCATGCGTCTCGAGCTCGCCGTCACGAGCGACCAGCTTGCCGCCACGAGCGAGCAACTCACCGGCGTCATCGCGGAGCGCGACAACCTGAAGCGCGCCTACCGCCAGCTCATGGAGCAGTTCGAGCTCTTGCGCCGACGAATCTTCATCGCCAAAGCCGAGCGCGTCGACTCGACCCAGCTCGAGATGGAGTTCGAGAAGACCAAACAGAAGCTCGACGAGCTCGCGGCGAAGCTCGGAAACGATACTGCTGCGGACGCAGGGACGCCGGCCACGGACACCGAGAATGCGCCATCGACAACTCCGGAGCCCGTCGGCTCGCGTCCGGCGGGCAAGCCGGCGGCCCAGCCGCGGCCCAAGCCCAAAGGCCGAAGAAACCTAGCCGAAGCCGATCTTCCCGAGCGGCGCATCGAGATCCGTGACCTCGAGCTCGAGGCCAGCGGCGCCGCTCCGATCGACTGGGAGTTGAGCTACAAGCTCGGCTACCAGCGCCCAGGGTCCGTGCGGGTCGTACTCGCGCGGGCCAAGTACAAGGTCGCGGTCCCGCAGCCCGTGCCCGCGCCTTCGCCCGAAGACACCACGGTCATCGAGCAGGACGGGCCTCGTTTCACCATCATCACGGCCCCGCTGCCTCCGCTGCTCGTGCGGCGGGGCCTGCTCGCGCCGACCATGCTCGCGCACATCATCGTCCAGAAGTTCCGCTTCGGCATGCCGTACTTCCGTCAAGAAGAGCAGCTCGCCGCGGACGGTATCGACCTCGATCGCGCCACCATGGCGCGCTCGATCGAGGAAGTCGGGGCTTGCCTCGGCGCCATCGTGCTCGCGTGCGCGGAAGATGCCCGCAAGAACGCGTTCTGTCTGTCCACCGACGCCACCGGAGTCGCGATCCGCCCGGAGCCACTTGCGGATGGGCGGCGGCAGTCCTGTAGGAAAGGTCACTTCTTCGTCGTCTTGGCCGACAAGAAGCACGTCTTCTTCGAGTACCAGCCCAAGCACACGAGCGCTGCCGTCTGCGACATGTTTCGCGGGTTCTCCGGCTACATTCAAGCGGACGCGCACGCCGTCTACGACGCGCTGTTCCGCGGAGACGCCGTCGAAGACCCGAATGATGCGCCCAGCGAGGTCGCTTGCTGGAGCCACGCGCGCAGGCGTTTCTGGGACGCTGCTGTCAGCGGCTTCGCCATCGGCCGGGAGGGCTTGCTCCGGATCCGTGCGCTCTACAAGCTCGACGAAAGCTGGAACACATTGCCGCCAGCGACGCGCCGGCAGAGACGCAAGACCGTCCTCGAGCCGCTCGTCGCCGAGTTCTTCGAGTGGGCACGCGCTCGAGCCGGGCCCGCGACCGAGGAGCGGGGCCTCGTCAACAAGGCCCTCGGCTACGTCCTGCGCCAGGAGCTCGCGCTGCGCCGCTTCCTCGAAGACGGCAGGCTGCGCATGGACAACAACCACAGCGAGGGCGCGCTCAGGATCGTCGCCACCGGCAGAAAGGCTTGGCTCTTCTTCGGCTCCGACGATCACGCCCACGCCGCCGCCAACCTCTATTCCTTGATCGCCAGCTGCAAGCTCCACGACCTCGATCCCGAGCGCTATCTGACCGAGATCATCCGCGTCATGCCGTACTGGCCTCGCGACCGCTACCTCGAGCTCGCTCCCGCCTACTGGGCGGCAACGCGGGCGCGCCTCGTCCCCGGCGAGCTCGACGCTGAGCTCGGCACGATCACCGTCCCGCCCGCACTGGCTGACGCGGCCGAGTAG
- the tnpB gene encoding IS66 family insertion sequence element accessory protein TnpB gives MIPRGVQVFVALEPVDMRWSFDRLAGAALERIGYEARCGAMFIYFGKRRDAVKVLFFDGSGMCLFYKRLDRGVFRLPESCSPDARHVELDEALLDALLDGVDLAETPKRAPRSRMRIH, from the coding sequence ATGATCCCGCGCGGCGTGCAGGTCTTCGTGGCCCTCGAGCCGGTGGACATGCGCTGGTCGTTCGATCGGCTGGCCGGAGCAGCGCTGGAGCGCATCGGGTACGAGGCGCGCTGCGGTGCAATGTTCATCTACTTCGGCAAGCGGCGCGACGCGGTGAAGGTGCTGTTCTTCGACGGCTCCGGGATGTGCTTGTTCTACAAACGTTTGGACCGTGGAGTGTTTCGCCTTCCAGAGTCCTGCTCTCCGGATGCGCGGCACGTCGAGCTCGACGAGGCGCTGCTCGACGCGTTGCTCGACGGCGTGGACCTGGCAGAGACGCCGAAGCGGGCGCCGCGTTCGCGCATGCGCATCCACTGA
- a CDS encoding DUF952 domain-containing protein encodes MRWLYHLVKSETIVWNEARQYAPRSLDDEGFVHASFEDSVLESARLHFRGVPSEELSLLAIDPRRLDVPVELAPTPRGPMPHVHGAIPEDATRVIPLASLADQPDRVTGTRIGFAAFAGMTLLDLVGPLDALSRIASMGFEPTTSCEVFALGPEQWSSWGAELRVARQRPALHAYDVLVIPGGVGTRPLLRDRELLDYLATFPANRRLASVCTGALLLGAMGRLSGRPATTHASARAELAALGADVRTERVVHAGSVVTAGGVTAGIDLGLHLVRWLEGDEVAAAIAKQMELPPQSSFNCSAR; translated from the coding sequence ATGCGGTGGCTGTATCACTTGGTGAAGAGCGAAACCATCGTCTGGAACGAGGCGCGGCAGTACGCGCCGAGGTCGCTCGACGACGAGGGCTTCGTCCACGCTTCGTTCGAAGACTCCGTGCTCGAGAGCGCCCGGCTCCACTTTCGGGGCGTACCGAGCGAAGAGCTGAGCCTGCTCGCCATCGACCCGCGCCGGCTCGACGTTCCGGTCGAGCTCGCGCCGACGCCCCGCGGGCCGATGCCGCACGTCCACGGCGCCATCCCCGAGGATGCGACCCGGGTCATCCCGCTCGCCTCGCTGGCGGACCAGCCGGACCGCGTCACGGGCACTCGCATCGGATTCGCTGCCTTCGCGGGGATGACGCTGCTCGACCTGGTGGGCCCCCTCGACGCCTTGTCGCGCATCGCGAGCATGGGCTTCGAGCCCACCACCAGCTGCGAGGTTTTCGCCCTCGGGCCCGAGCAATGGTCGTCGTGGGGGGCAGAGCTCCGGGTGGCTCGCCAGCGACCGGCGCTGCACGCCTACGACGTGCTGGTGATCCCCGGCGGCGTGGGCACGCGCCCGCTGCTCCGCGACCGTGAGCTGCTGGACTACCTGGCGACGTTCCCGGCAAATCGCCGGCTCGCCTCGGTCTGCACCGGCGCCTTGCTGCTCGGCGCGATGGGGCGTCTCTCGGGCAGACCGGCCACGACCCATGCCAGCGCACGCGCCGAGCTGGCCGCCTTGGGCGCGGACGTGCGGACGGAGCGGGTGGTGCACGCGGGCTCCGTGGTGACAGCGGGCGGTGTGACGGCAGGCATCGACCTCGGCCTGCACTTGGTGCGCTGGCTCGAGGGCGACGAGGTCGCGGCGGCCATCGCGAAACAGATGGAGCTGCCGCCTCAGTCGTCCTTCAACTGCTCAGCCAGGTAG
- a CDS encoding acyl-protein synthetase, translated as MSLVEESDALHARVRLFAGGASNERFEALALDIARFQARWSPGFRRLCERHGDFSSVEQIPAVPSDAFRLARVAVHPPELDVARFVTSGTSGDERGTHYFRTTATYAEVALAWGRPALCPTGTGPRVVLALAQDPGDPGESSLGFMMRLFMRAFDGRERDAWLLEAGRVRVDALERALGDARPNDEPVLILAASFALVALLDALRGARLQVPEGTRVMQTGGFKGRTREIDPAVLRADLARAFGIPPADVIGEYGMTELSSQLYEREPGSYRPPPWLRVAAVDPLDLRELPEGEVGLARFVDLANVDSAVAVLTRDLVRCHGDLVELVGRAPGAPPRGCSLAVEALLGS; from the coding sequence GTGAGCCTGGTCGAAGAGTCCGACGCGCTGCACGCGCGGGTGCGGCTCTTCGCGGGCGGGGCGAGCAACGAGCGCTTCGAGGCGCTCGCGCTCGACATCGCGCGCTTCCAGGCGCGCTGGTCGCCGGGATTCCGGCGTTTGTGCGAGCGGCACGGCGACTTTTCGAGCGTCGAGCAGATCCCGGCGGTCCCGAGCGACGCCTTCCGGCTGGCGCGCGTCGCGGTGCACCCGCCCGAGCTCGACGTCGCGCGCTTCGTGACCAGCGGGACCAGCGGCGACGAGCGCGGGACTCATTACTTTCGCACCACCGCCACTTACGCGGAGGTCGCGCTGGCTTGGGGGCGCCCCGCGTTGTGCCCGACTGGCACCGGGCCGCGGGTGGTGCTGGCCCTGGCGCAGGATCCGGGGGACCCCGGCGAGTCGTCCCTGGGCTTCATGATGCGCCTGTTCATGCGCGCCTTCGACGGCCGCGAGCGCGACGCCTGGCTCTTGGAGGCCGGACGGGTCCGCGTCGACGCCCTCGAGCGCGCGCTGGGCGACGCCCGCCCCAACGACGAGCCGGTCTTGATCCTGGCGGCTTCATTCGCGCTGGTCGCCCTCTTGGATGCGTTGCGCGGAGCTCGCCTCCAGGTCCCCGAAGGCACGCGCGTCATGCAGACCGGCGGCTTCAAGGGTCGGACGCGTGAGATCGACCCGGCGGTCCTGCGCGCGGACTTGGCCCGCGCCTTTGGCATCCCACCCGCCGATGTGATTGGCGAATACGGAATGACCGAGCTCTCGAGCCAGCTCTACGAGCGCGAGCCCGGCAGCTACCGGCCTCCCCCTTGGCTGCGAGTCGCTGCGGTCGATCCGCTGGACCTTCGCGAGCTCCCGGAGGGCGAGGTCGGTCTGGCGCGCTTCGTGGACCTGGCGAACGTGGACAGCGCCGTCGCCGTGCTCACCCGAGATCTGGTGCGGTGCCACGGCGACCTCGTCGAGCTGGTCGGGCGCGCCCCCGGCGCACCGCCCCGCGGGTGCTCGCTGGCGGTGGAAGCGTTGCTCGGGAGCTAG
- a CDS encoding aminotransferase class III-fold pyridoxal phosphate-dependent enzyme yields the protein MSFSEIPPPPELEPGQDLPHLRVLPPGPQSRSWLLRYTHAAAPMGPKRRPRQGGLVADVPASTIVYALGKGSNVIDVDGNRYVDLAAGFGALLLGHSHPNLRRVLELQADRLLQALGDVHPADARIALTERLGKLHPSGDGQVILGQSGADAVSAALKTAALHTGKPGVLAFGGAYHGLSYGPLAALGLRESYRAPFAAQLNPHVRFVPYPSDEDSLDESIERARLALAAGDIGAVLVEPILGRGGCLVPPPAFLPELGRLAQRSSALLVADEIWTGLGRSGRLLYSAQHDVALDLVCLGKGLGGGLPISACIGRRDVMQAWSRESEVVHTSTFAGAPFACAAALATLDTLSRERLPERAASVGRRFVQRLRAAGAKARGEGLMVGIELDARPGGAVELMRSLLGVGYITTSGGGSREALVLTPPLNIAESLLEAFAVELELCMGGAKA from the coding sequence ATGAGCTTCAGCGAGATCCCGCCACCTCCCGAGCTCGAGCCAGGGCAAGACCTCCCACACCTGCGCGTGCTGCCGCCGGGCCCCCAGTCGCGCTCGTGGCTGCTCCGCTACACCCACGCCGCCGCGCCGATGGGCCCGAAGCGAAGGCCTCGGCAGGGCGGTCTGGTCGCCGACGTGCCCGCGTCCACCATCGTGTACGCGCTGGGCAAGGGCTCGAACGTGATCGACGTGGACGGCAATCGCTACGTGGACCTCGCCGCGGGCTTCGGCGCGCTCCTGCTCGGGCACAGCCACCCGAATCTGAGGCGCGTCCTCGAGCTGCAGGCCGACCGCCTGCTGCAAGCGCTGGGGGACGTGCACCCCGCGGACGCCAGGATCGCGCTCACCGAGCGGCTCGGAAAGCTCCACCCCAGCGGCGACGGACAAGTCATCCTGGGCCAGTCCGGGGCCGACGCCGTCAGCGCCGCACTCAAGACCGCAGCGCTCCACACCGGCAAGCCGGGCGTGCTCGCCTTCGGCGGCGCATATCACGGGCTCTCCTACGGCCCGCTCGCGGCGCTGGGACTGCGCGAGAGCTACCGCGCGCCGTTTGCAGCGCAGCTCAATCCACACGTGCGCTTCGTGCCGTACCCCAGCGACGAAGACTCGCTCGACGAGAGCATCGAACGCGCCCGTCTCGCGCTCGCCGCAGGCGACATCGGCGCGGTGCTGGTGGAGCCCATCCTCGGGCGTGGCGGCTGCCTGGTACCGCCGCCGGCCTTCCTGCCGGAGCTCGGTCGCCTCGCCCAGCGCTCGTCGGCGTTGCTCGTCGCCGACGAGATCTGGACCGGACTCGGGCGCTCCGGCCGGCTGCTCTACTCGGCTCAGCACGACGTGGCTCTGGACCTCGTGTGCCTGGGCAAGGGCCTCGGGGGTGGGCTGCCGATCAGCGCCTGCATCGGACGCCGCGACGTCATGCAGGCGTGGTCTCGAGAGTCGGAGGTCGTGCACACCTCCACCTTCGCCGGCGCGCCCTTCGCCTGCGCGGCGGCCCTCGCCACGCTGGACACGCTCTCCCGCGAGCGACTTCCGGAGCGCGCCGCGAGTGTCGGCCGGCGCTTCGTCCAGCGCCTGCGGGCGGCAGGTGCCAAGGCTCGAGGCGAAGGCCTGATGGTGGGGATCGAGCTCGACGCTCGGCCGGGCGGCGCGGTCGAGCTGATGCGGAGCCTGCTCGGCGTCGGCTACATCACCACCAGCGGCGGCGGCTCGCGCGAGGCGCTCGTGCTCACTCCGCCGCTGAACATCGCGGAGTCGCTGCTCGAGGCGTTCGCCGTCGAGCTCGAGCTCTGCATGGGCGGAGCGAAGGCGTGA
- a CDS encoding GGDEF domain-containing protein — translation MSEFDEKTRVTQVVQRPMPEESSSNDCVVVIYTKEPGLLGKRFVLDKNKIGIGRGADNVIVLEGDSVSRRHAQIERRSNRWYIVDNGSTNGTYLNEEQIVREAPLNNSDRLKVGPTILKFLSGADAEAKYHEEIYRMTIVDGLTQIHNKRYLYEALEREVLRARRHDRPLSILMFDIDFFKRVNDQYGHLAGDYVLRELARVVQGRIRRDEVFARYGGEEFVIALPETPLEGGVSLAQNLRARVAEHTFVFQGERIPVTVSIGAAVLNPNDKTATDLVQRADEKLYEAKRGGRNRVCY, via the coding sequence GTGAGCGAGTTCGACGAAAAAACCAGAGTGACCCAGGTCGTGCAGCGGCCGATGCCGGAGGAGAGCTCCAGCAACGACTGCGTCGTCGTGATCTACACCAAGGAGCCGGGTCTGCTCGGTAAGCGCTTCGTCCTCGACAAGAACAAGATCGGCATCGGGCGCGGAGCGGACAACGTCATCGTGCTCGAAGGCGACTCCGTGTCGCGCCGACACGCGCAAATCGAGCGTCGCAGCAACCGCTGGTACATCGTGGACAACGGCTCCACGAACGGCACGTATCTGAACGAGGAGCAGATCGTCCGCGAGGCGCCGCTCAACAACAGCGATCGGCTGAAGGTCGGCCCCACCATCCTGAAGTTCCTCTCCGGCGCAGACGCCGAGGCCAAGTACCACGAAGAGATCTACCGCATGACCATCGTGGATGGTCTGACGCAGATCCACAACAAGCGCTACTTGTACGAGGCGCTCGAGCGCGAGGTGCTGCGCGCCCGCCGCCACGATCGGCCGCTCAGCATCTTGATGTTCGACATCGACTTCTTCAAGCGCGTCAACGATCAGTACGGACACCTGGCCGGCGACTACGTGCTGCGCGAGCTCGCCCGGGTCGTCCAAGGCCGCATCCGCCGGGACGAGGTCTTCGCCCGCTACGGCGGTGAGGAGTTCGTTATCGCGCTGCCGGAGACCCCGCTGGAAGGCGGGGTCTCGCTGGCGCAGAACCTGCGCGCTCGGGTCGCGGAGCACACCTTCGTGTTCCAGGGTGAACGCATTCCGGTCACCGTGAGCATCGGCGCCGCAGTGCTGAACCCCAACGACAAGACGGCCACGGACCTGGTCCAACGCGCCGACGAGAAGCTCTACGAGGCGAAGCGCGGCGGACGGAACCGAGTCTGCTACTGA
- a CDS encoding YceI family protein, producing MKPLTGRIEVLTFKDGILSKVAHDLLIELGRFELRTDGTRVEGRFALTSLSVEGVMHKGVLDAHGLSDGDRHDIEGNIQGKILHTKDNPEATFVGQAARGEGKHSVAGSLTLVGKTQEVAFEVREAEGHWRGEVELVPTRWGIQPFKALLGAIKLQDRVLVRFDFPVVEL from the coding sequence ATGAAGCCCCTGACCGGACGCATCGAGGTCCTCACCTTCAAGGACGGGATCCTGTCCAAGGTCGCTCACGACCTCTTGATCGAGCTCGGCCGCTTCGAGCTTCGGACGGACGGGACGCGCGTCGAGGGCCGGTTCGCCCTGACCTCGCTGTCGGTCGAGGGAGTCATGCACAAGGGCGTGCTCGACGCCCACGGCCTGTCCGATGGCGATCGGCACGACATCGAGGGAAACATCCAAGGCAAGATCCTCCACACAAAGGACAACCCGGAGGCGACCTTCGTGGGGCAGGCCGCGCGCGGCGAGGGCAAGCACTCCGTCGCCGGCAGTCTCACCCTCGTCGGCAAGACCCAAGAGGTCGCCTTCGAGGTCCGAGAGGCCGAAGGCCACTGGCGCGGCGAGGTCGAGCTCGTCCCGACGCGCTGGGGCATTCAGCCGTTCAAGGCACTGCTGGGAGCCATCAAGCTCCAGGACCGCGTCCTGGTGCGCTTCGACTTTCCAGTCGTCGAGCTGTGA